In one Corallococcus sp. EGB genomic region, the following are encoded:
- a CDS encoding alpha/beta fold hydrolase, producing MLDAGSTPTVASKTNRVPPRVPDVEDIQRGYERLDCEERVIRGTPVRLFTFPQGNRDVSRTVVCLPGLGASGRSFAPMEPLAQAWNLLLWTPPLKTPATHTPLQWNLSVLNHPEAGLPERFALMGSSYGSLLAIAYALEHPQRVKALVLVSPVASVRRVRRLALTLSTLVRAPRPLAYVFAPTVARVMGGRWLPPEGRAEIVREARRVSSLELMRRLRDILAADFLHRLGELRVPTLIIEGGRDLLVPPAAARDVAAHVPGARLEFLETASHLPYMSHPEAFNACVSDFLTRHPD from the coding sequence ATGCTTGACGCCGGCTCCACCCCCACCGTCGCATCCAAGACGAACCGCGTGCCGCCGCGGGTCCCGGACGTGGAAGACATCCAGCGAGGCTATGAGCGGCTGGACTGCGAGGAGCGGGTCATCCGGGGCACGCCGGTGCGCCTGTTCACCTTTCCGCAGGGCAACAGGGATGTATCACGCACGGTGGTCTGTCTTCCGGGGCTGGGCGCCAGTGGCCGGTCCTTCGCGCCCATGGAGCCGCTGGCCCAGGCGTGGAACCTCCTGTTGTGGACGCCGCCCCTGAAGACGCCCGCGACCCATACGCCGCTGCAGTGGAACCTGTCCGTGCTCAACCACCCGGAGGCGGGGCTGCCGGAGCGCTTCGCGCTGATGGGGTCGTCCTACGGCAGCCTGCTGGCCATCGCGTATGCGTTGGAGCACCCCCAGCGGGTGAAGGCGCTGGTGCTGGTGTCGCCGGTGGCCAGCGTGCGCCGGGTGCGGCGGCTGGCGTTGACGCTGTCCACGCTGGTGCGGGCGCCCCGGCCGCTGGCGTATGTGTTCGCGCCCACGGTGGCGCGCGTGATGGGGGGCCGGTGGCTGCCGCCGGAGGGGCGGGCTGAAATCGTGCGCGAGGCCCGGCGCGTCTCATCGCTGGAGCTGATGCGCCGGCTGCGAGACATCCTGGCCGCGGACTTCCTGCACCGGCTGGGGGAGCTGCGCGTGCCCACGCTGATCATCGAGGGCGGGCGCGACCTGCTGGTGCCGCCGGCGGCCGCGCGCGACGTGGCGGCGCACGTCCCGGGTGCCCGGCTGGAGTTCCTGGAGACAGCCAGTCACCTGCCGTACATGAGCCACCCGGAAGCGTTCAATGCCTGCGTGTCGGACTTCCTCACGCGGCACCCTGACTGA
- a CDS encoding lysophospholipid acyltransferase family protein, which produces MANPLVSVRQAVFRFAEGGAALSARYHRARLMGAEHLPRHGPMLLVGNHGVWGYETPAFFHLLHQATGRYPLGLAERGFFKIPLVRTVLPWLGGVEGTRENALRSLQEGQLVVCYPGGARETFKRSQGRYRLRWERALGFVRLAMQAGVPVVPFAGFGVDDTFFWPPDEDRWCVRLAAEDKYRMPLVMGLGPLPLPVQLTFAVGEPHDPPPSGAPEPRVRAFRDRVAASVRRLLLRACHA; this is translated from the coding sequence GTGGCAAACCCACTCGTCAGCGTCCGGCAGGCCGTGTTCCGCTTCGCGGAGGGCGGCGCCGCCCTGTCCGCGCGCTACCACCGCGCCCGATTGATGGGAGCTGAACATCTGCCCAGACATGGGCCCATGCTGCTCGTGGGCAATCATGGTGTCTGGGGATACGAGACCCCCGCCTTCTTCCACCTGCTGCACCAGGCCACGGGGCGCTATCCCCTGGGACTGGCGGAGCGGGGGTTCTTCAAGATTCCGCTCGTCCGCACGGTGCTGCCCTGGCTGGGCGGGGTGGAGGGGACGCGGGAGAACGCGCTGCGCTCGCTCCAGGAGGGGCAGCTCGTCGTCTGTTATCCGGGCGGCGCGCGGGAGACCTTCAAACGCAGTCAGGGGCGCTATCGCCTGCGGTGGGAGCGTGCGCTGGGCTTCGTCCGGCTGGCGATGCAGGCCGGGGTGCCGGTGGTCCCCTTCGCCGGCTTCGGGGTGGATGACACCTTCTTCTGGCCTCCGGACGAGGACCGGTGGTGCGTGCGCCTGGCCGCGGAGGACAAATACCGGATGCCGTTGGTGATGGGATTGGGGCCCCTGCCGCTGCCCGTTCAGCTCACCTTCGCCGTGGGTGAACCCCATGACCCACCGCCGTCGGGCGCGCCGGAGCCGCGCGTGCGGGCCTTCCGCGACCGCGTGGCCGCGAGCGTCCGGCGCCTGCTGTTGAGGGCCTGCCATGCTTGA
- a CDS encoding Fis family transcriptional regulator: MALRGYREEDLVSNRASLLIHGGTEDERRAWAEEAARNFGVPLTEVRQPLELSGALRQPNGVVFIPDVAKLPLDAQGLILRCLQMQEERPKVVVGVSGAAMAALTRGTLREDLHYRLNQAQVDLQTDGLRDALKRRWAQQAEALAARAAALKAAEEQERAAAVARRPGSVTRILPKRKAPATARKGAARNAVR; the protein is encoded by the coding sequence GTGGCTCTTCGCGGTTATCGAGAAGAGGACCTCGTCTCCAACCGTGCATCGCTGCTCATCCACGGAGGCACCGAGGACGAGCGCAGGGCCTGGGCGGAGGAAGCCGCTCGCAACTTCGGCGTCCCGCTGACGGAGGTGCGTCAGCCCCTGGAGCTCTCCGGCGCGCTCCGGCAGCCCAACGGCGTGGTGTTCATCCCGGACGTGGCGAAGCTGCCGCTGGACGCCCAGGGCCTCATCCTGCGCTGCCTGCAGATGCAGGAGGAGCGGCCCAAGGTGGTGGTGGGCGTGTCCGGCGCGGCGATGGCCGCCCTCACCCGGGGCACGCTGCGCGAGGACCTCCACTACCGGCTGAACCAGGCCCAGGTGGATCTACAGACGGACGGCCTGCGGGACGCGCTCAAGCGCCGCTGGGCCCAGCAGGCGGAGGCGCTGGCCGCGCGCGCCGCGGCGCTGAAGGCCGCCGAGGAGCAGGAGCGCGCCGCCGCCGTCGCCCGTCGCCCCGGCTCCGTCACCCGCATCCTGCCCAAGCGCAAGGCCCCGGCCACCGCCCGCAAGGGCGCGGCCCGCAACGCCGTGCGCTGA
- a CDS encoding adenylate/guanylate cyclase domain-containing protein: MSASNPLFGELLLKLGVVTPGQVQEALALQALTGQRVGEALISLGYVSREQIQDALGEALGLNQEKGPAQPPLGELLVGLKYVTLAQLDEALARQRRDGRRLGEILVELGHCTYKQIYEALGVQNRIVGRQDLPRPATEGRRRVVVVDDSPLACAFVQEGLVALGYEVLCFQDPYEALEGMGRLQPAIVLSDLEMPGLDGVELCRRLKEGPRSAIPVIMLTANDREAERVRGLRAGADDYVNKSASLDELAARIESVVRRTDETERMRRLFARYTSDAVVEEILKSADAAVLAGEKREVTVLFADIRNFTGLAESLPPEQVVAVLNQVLGRLSDAVLTCGGTLDKFLGDGLMAVFGAPVGRPDDALRGLQCAKMMMEAVAELRAVAEAEWVAHGREGRPLVLELGVGLNSGVVVSGNIGSALRAEYTCIGDAVNVAARLCALAGPGEILVGERTRELVDANENAFEDLPPVRLKGKQQPVPLYRAL; the protein is encoded by the coding sequence GTGAGTGCATCGAATCCCCTCTTCGGTGAGCTGCTGCTCAAGTTGGGTGTCGTCACGCCGGGGCAGGTGCAGGAGGCGCTCGCGCTGCAGGCCCTCACCGGACAGCGCGTGGGCGAGGCGCTCATCTCCCTGGGCTACGTGTCGCGCGAGCAGATCCAGGACGCATTGGGAGAGGCCCTGGGCTTGAACCAGGAGAAGGGGCCCGCGCAGCCGCCCCTGGGTGAGCTGCTGGTGGGGCTCAAGTACGTGACGCTCGCGCAGCTGGATGAAGCGCTGGCGCGGCAGCGGCGCGACGGGCGGCGGCTGGGGGAGATCCTCGTCGAGCTGGGCCACTGCACGTACAAGCAGATCTACGAAGCGCTGGGCGTGCAGAACCGCATCGTCGGCCGGCAGGACCTGCCGCGCCCCGCGACGGAGGGGCGCCGCCGCGTGGTGGTGGTGGACGACAGCCCGCTCGCGTGCGCGTTCGTGCAGGAGGGGCTGGTGGCGCTGGGCTACGAGGTCCTCTGCTTCCAGGACCCGTACGAGGCGCTGGAGGGCATGGGGCGGCTGCAGCCGGCCATCGTGCTGAGCGACCTGGAGATGCCGGGGCTGGACGGCGTGGAGCTGTGCCGGCGGCTGAAGGAGGGCCCGCGCAGCGCCATCCCCGTCATCATGCTCACCGCCAACGACCGCGAGGCGGAGCGCGTGCGCGGCCTGCGCGCGGGCGCGGACGACTACGTGAACAAGTCCGCGTCCCTGGACGAGCTGGCGGCGCGCATCGAGAGCGTGGTGCGCCGCACGGACGAGACCGAGCGCATGCGCCGGCTGTTCGCGCGCTACACCTCCGACGCGGTGGTGGAGGAGATCCTCAAGAGCGCGGACGCGGCGGTGCTCGCCGGTGAGAAGCGCGAGGTGACGGTGCTGTTCGCGGACATCCGCAACTTCACCGGCCTGGCGGAGAGCCTCCCGCCCGAGCAGGTGGTGGCGGTGCTCAACCAGGTGCTGGGCCGGCTGTCGGACGCGGTGCTCACCTGCGGCGGCACGCTGGACAAGTTCCTGGGCGACGGGCTGATGGCCGTCTTCGGCGCGCCGGTGGGCCGCCCGGATGACGCGCTCCGGGGCCTGCAGTGCGCGAAGATGATGATGGAGGCCGTGGCGGAGCTGCGCGCCGTGGCGGAGGCCGAGTGGGTGGCCCACGGCCGCGAGGGGCGGCCCCTGGTGCTGGAGCTGGGCGTGGGGCTGAACTCGGGTGTGGTGGTGTCCGGGAACATCGGCAGCGCGCTGCGGGCCGAGTACACGTGCATTGGCGACGCGGTGAACGTGGCCGCCCGGCTGTGCGCGCTGGCCGGACCGGGGGAGATCCTGGTGGGCGAGCGCACGCGCGAGCTGGTGGACGCCAACGAGAACGCCTTCGAGGACCTGCCGCCGGTGCGCTTGAAGGGCAAGCAGCAACCGGTGCCGCTTTACCGCGCGCTCTGA
- a CDS encoding SCO family protein: MSVESPSSPSAPRARPIRRSWIWAGIAVASLGFMGVAIHDLTRDRSQPLPRLGALPDFTFTRQDGQPFGLKQLHGHPFIANFIFTRCPTVCPVFTQKMARVQEHTAKLGTNLQLVSFSVDPAYDTPERLSEYGQKYKADFTRWNFLTGDYAMLKDTIVQGFKISMGRQPGAAEDDLLSIFHGTHFVLVDSTGEIRGYYDSADPEATAKLETDAFRIAREEG; this comes from the coding sequence ATGTCCGTCGAATCGCCCTCGTCCCCGTCCGCTCCCCGCGCCCGTCCCATCCGCCGCTCCTGGATCTGGGCGGGCATCGCCGTGGCGTCGCTCGGCTTCATGGGGGTGGCGATCCACGACCTGACGCGGGACCGTTCCCAGCCGCTGCCCAGGTTGGGCGCCCTGCCGGACTTCACCTTCACCCGGCAGGACGGACAGCCCTTCGGGCTGAAGCAGCTCCACGGCCACCCGTTCATCGCCAACTTCATCTTCACCCGCTGCCCCACCGTCTGCCCCGTCTTCACGCAGAAGATGGCGCGCGTGCAGGAGCACACCGCGAAGCTGGGGACCAACCTCCAGCTGGTGTCCTTCTCCGTGGATCCGGCCTACGACACCCCGGAGCGGCTGTCCGAGTACGGCCAGAAGTACAAAGCGGACTTCACCCGCTGGAACTTCCTCACCGGCGACTACGCCATGCTCAAGGACACCATCGTCCAGGGCTTCAAGATCAGCATGGGCCGCCAGCCCGGCGCCGCCGAGGACGACCTGCTCTCCATCTTCCACGGCACCCACTTCGTGCTGGTGGACAGCACCGGGGAGATCCGCGGCTACTACGACAGCGCGGATCCCGAGGCGACCGCGAAGCTGGAGACCGACGCCTTCCGCATCGCCCGCGAAGAGGGCTGA
- a CDS encoding type II secretion system protein GspG codes for MAATSSPSAASDRSRRSPLPWVAVVFGLALIVALVVTAAFRRRDPEQAERIHADFSLIQDALERYRADHGGQLPEEGNLDALLVPGYLPEVPRDPWGRPYQYASSAQGVFLSTFGRENQRGGIGENQDHTNHDGHQQLLR; via the coding sequence ATGGCCGCCACCTCCTCCCCGTCCGCCGCTTCCGACAGGTCCCGCCGCTCGCCGCTCCCCTGGGTGGCGGTGGTGTTCGGGCTGGCGCTCATCGTGGCCCTGGTGGTCACCGCCGCCTTCCGGCGCCGCGACCCCGAGCAGGCCGAGCGCATCCACGCGGACTTCAGCCTCATCCAGGACGCGCTGGAGCGCTACCGGGCGGACCACGGGGGGCAGCTGCCGGAGGAGGGGAACCTGGACGCGCTGCTGGTGCCCGGCTACCTCCCCGAAGTGCCCCGGGACCCCTGGGGCCGGCCGTACCAGTACGCGAGCAGCGCGCAGGGCGTGTTCCTGTCCACCTTCGGCCGCGAGAACCAGCGCGGCGGCATTGGCGAGAACCAGGACCACACCAACCACGACGGGCACCAGCAGCTGCTGCGCTGA
- a CDS encoding proline dehydrogenase family protein: MTTAADHLSRSALLFLSRQSNLKDVATRLKPFRRLASRFIAGETLEEAVDAVRALTARGLMASFDHLNEAVRSPQETRDEVRQYLRLLARIDQVGVKANVSLKLTQCGLLFDKNLALQNARAVVADASARGSFVRVDMEESAVTQATLDIVRDLHAEFGERHVGAVLQSYLRRTEADAKALCAERVRIRLCKGAYLEGPDVAFPDKRDVDANYVRCMRILLDSGVYHGIATHDERMIDATLEYAARQHLPKGAFEFQMLYGIRRDLQEQLVRAGHPVRVYVPYGKHWYPYFMRRLAERPANLWFVMRNLVKG; this comes from the coding sequence ATGACCACGGCCGCAGACCACCTGTCCCGCTCCGCGCTGTTGTTCCTGTCGCGTCAGTCCAACCTCAAGGACGTGGCCACGCGGCTCAAACCCTTTCGCCGGCTGGCGTCCCGCTTCATCGCGGGGGAGACGCTGGAGGAGGCGGTGGACGCGGTGCGCGCCCTCACGGCGAGGGGGTTGATGGCCAGCTTCGACCACCTCAACGAAGCGGTGCGCTCGCCCCAGGAGACGCGCGACGAGGTGAGGCAGTACCTGCGGCTGCTGGCGCGCATCGACCAGGTGGGCGTGAAGGCCAACGTGTCGCTGAAGCTCACGCAGTGCGGCCTGTTGTTCGACAAGAACCTGGCGCTGCAGAACGCGCGGGCGGTGGTGGCGGACGCCTCGGCGCGGGGCTCGTTCGTGCGCGTAGACATGGAGGAGAGCGCCGTCACGCAGGCGACCCTGGACATCGTGCGGGACCTGCACGCGGAGTTCGGCGAGCGGCACGTGGGCGCGGTGCTCCAGAGCTACCTGCGGCGCACGGAGGCGGACGCGAAGGCCCTGTGCGCGGAGCGCGTCCGGATCCGGCTGTGCAAGGGGGCCTACCTGGAGGGTCCCGACGTGGCCTTCCCGGACAAGAGGGACGTGGACGCCAACTACGTGCGCTGCATGCGCATCCTCCTGGACAGCGGCGTGTATCACGGCATCGCCACACATGATGAGCGGATGATTGACGCCACGCTCGAGTACGCCGCGCGCCAGCATCTGCCCAAGGGCGCCTTCGAATTCCAGATGCTGTATGGCATCCGGCGGGACCTGCAGGAGCAGCTGGTGAGGGCCGGCCATCCGGTGCGTGTCTATGTCCCGTATGGGAAGCACTGGTATCCGTATTTCATGCGCCGGCTGGCGGAGCGCCCGGCCAACCTGTGGTTCGTGATGCGAAACCTGGTGAAGGGGTAG
- a CDS encoding universal stress protein produces the protein MAIVCATNLSADAAHAATVAATLAARLGEPLLLLGVDDEVPDAEAPDALSSAEGGLAAEAARLRPLAGTVEPRMQRGASVETLLGDEECRAARMVVVAAEGWRTSPWRKTSLAERLARHGCAPVLAVRRDTALLDWARGRRRLQVMAGVDPRSATSDAAITFLRELRRVGGCDVLATFVCSPLEERERLGIHTPVHVERLDARERTMEGLEPLVERVLLREVRERLGDLEGEGRVEVVLEPGYGRPADHLLHVAHARSAELTVVGMHLRGGMQRLWHGSVSEGVLRHAERSVACIPPRAREPRRLPPPRSALVPVDFTVASDHAIAQACSLVGPGGRVHLLHVHRLRGRERGPRDFHGVLPEPEGERAGVLQRLWAQVPRDAVARAVHWSVEGVSGDDVTTAICQATEREGVDLVCVGTSSQREVVPDVLEDAVARELVLRCRRPVMVVPAA, from the coding sequence ATGGCCATCGTCTGCGCAACCAACCTGTCCGCCGACGCCGCGCACGCGGCCACCGTCGCGGCGACGCTCGCCGCCCGGCTGGGAGAGCCCCTGTTGCTCCTGGGGGTGGATGACGAGGTCCCGGACGCGGAGGCGCCGGACGCCCTGTCCTCGGCGGAGGGCGGTCTGGCCGCGGAGGCCGCGCGCCTGAGGCCGCTCGCGGGCACGGTGGAGCCGCGCATGCAGCGGGGCGCCTCCGTGGAGACGCTGCTGGGGGACGAGGAGTGCCGCGCCGCCCGGATGGTGGTGGTGGCCGCGGAGGGCTGGCGCACCTCCCCCTGGCGCAAGACGTCCCTGGCGGAGCGCCTGGCCCGCCACGGCTGCGCCCCGGTGCTGGCGGTGCGCCGGGACACGGCGCTCCTGGACTGGGCCCGGGGCCGGCGCCGGCTGCAGGTGATGGCGGGGGTGGATCCCCGCTCGGCCACGTCCGACGCGGCCATCACCTTCCTGCGGGAGCTGCGGCGCGTGGGCGGGTGCGACGTGCTGGCCACCTTCGTCTGCTCGCCCCTGGAGGAGCGCGAGCGGCTGGGCATCCACACCCCCGTGCACGTGGAGCGGCTGGACGCGCGCGAGCGCACCATGGAGGGCCTGGAGCCGCTGGTGGAGCGCGTGCTCCTGCGCGAGGTGCGCGAGCGCCTGGGCGACCTGGAGGGCGAGGGCCGCGTGGAGGTGGTGCTGGAGCCCGGCTATGGCCGCCCGGCGGACCACCTGCTGCACGTGGCCCACGCGCGCAGCGCGGAGCTGACGGTGGTGGGCATGCACCTGCGCGGCGGCATGCAGCGGCTGTGGCACGGCTCCGTGTCGGAGGGCGTGCTGCGCCACGCGGAGCGCTCCGTGGCGTGCATCCCGCCCCGGGCCCGCGAGCCGCGCCGCCTCCCGCCGCCCCGCAGCGCGCTGGTGCCGGTGGACTTCACCGTCGCGTCCGACCACGCCATCGCGCAGGCGTGCTCGCTGGTGGGCCCGGGCGGCCGCGTGCACCTGCTGCACGTGCACCGGCTCCGGGGCCGCGAGCGGGGCCCCCGGGACTTCCACGGCGTGCTCCCGGAGCCCGAAGGCGAGCGGGCCGGGGTGCTTCAGCGGCTCTGGGCGCAGGTGCCCCGGGACGCGGTCGCGCGGGCGGTGCACTGGAGCGTGGAGGGCGTCAGCGGAGACGACGTCACCACCGCCATCTGCCAGGCCACGGAGCGCGAGGGCGTGGACCTGGTGTGCGTGGGCACGTCCTCCCAGCGCGAGGTCGTCCCGGACGTGCTGGAGGACGCCGTGGCGCGCGAGCTGGTGCTGCGCTGCCGCCGGCCCGTGATGGTGGTGCCCGCCGCTTGA
- a CDS encoding tryptophan 2,3-dioxygenase, producing MNKRDLEPGIVTDLAGRTTYGDYLQLDRLLSAQVPRSQPPHHDELLFIVQHQTSELWMKLLIHELSACIRYIQADRLEPSFKIFARVAHIQRMLFEQWSVLETLTPNEYLEFRDTLGHASGFQSFQYRALEFLLGNKDEAALGPFKHVQGVHAELERLLESPGIYDEFLRHLARMGHDIPRSHVERDWRQPYEKSAQVMEVFRRIYEDTEKHWDAYEMCEKLVDTEERFQLWRYRHMMTVMRIIGFKQGTGGSSGVGFLRKALDLRFFPELWDVRTSLTPPAKPRAP from the coding sequence ATGAACAAACGCGACCTGGAGCCAGGAATCGTCACGGACCTCGCGGGACGGACGACCTATGGCGATTATCTGCAGCTGGACCGCCTCCTGTCCGCGCAGGTGCCCCGTTCGCAGCCGCCGCATCACGACGAGCTGCTGTTCATCGTCCAGCATCAGACGAGCGAGCTGTGGATGAAGCTGCTCATCCACGAGCTGTCCGCCTGTATCCGCTACATCCAGGCGGACCGGCTGGAGCCGTCCTTCAAGATCTTCGCGCGCGTCGCGCACATCCAGCGGATGCTCTTCGAACAGTGGAGCGTGCTGGAGACGCTCACGCCCAACGAGTACCTGGAGTTCCGCGACACGCTGGGGCACGCGTCCGGCTTCCAGAGCTTCCAGTACCGCGCGCTGGAGTTCCTCCTGGGCAACAAGGACGAGGCGGCGCTGGGGCCCTTCAAGCACGTGCAGGGCGTGCACGCGGAGCTGGAGCGCCTGCTGGAGTCTCCGGGCATCTACGACGAGTTCCTGCGCCACCTGGCGCGCATGGGCCACGACATCCCCAGAAGCCACGTGGAGCGCGACTGGCGTCAGCCGTATGAGAAGAGCGCCCAGGTGATGGAGGTGTTCCGCCGCATCTACGAGGACACCGAGAAGCACTGGGACGCGTATGAGATGTGCGAGAAGCTGGTGGACACGGAGGAGCGGTTCCAGCTCTGGCGCTACCGGCACATGATGACGGTGATGCGCATCATCGGCTTCAAGCAGGGCACGGGCGGCTCGTCGGGCGTGGGCTTCCTGCGCAAGGCGCTGGACCTGCGCTTCTTCCCGGAGCTGTGGGACGTGCGCACGTCGCTGACGCCGCCCGCGAAGCCCCGGGCCCCCTGA
- a CDS encoding Uma2 family endonuclease, with amino-acid sequence MTRKPATYADLEALPRNQVGELVNGELYASPRPASRHSLAAVQLVTELNNPFGRGRGGPGGWHFLFEPELHLGKDVLVPDIAGWRRERMPRVPDVVGIQMAPDWVCEVLSPSTSRLDRFRKLPVYAREGVKHVWLVDPLQYTLEVFRLEGGHYLLLGTYEDAQTVHAEPFEALALELRVLWEDIAE; translated from the coding sequence ATGACCCGAAAGCCCGCCACCTACGCCGACCTGGAAGCACTCCCTCGAAATCAGGTGGGGGAGCTCGTCAACGGGGAGCTGTACGCGAGTCCCCGGCCGGCATCGCGGCACTCGCTCGCGGCGGTTCAGCTCGTCACCGAGCTGAACAACCCCTTCGGCAGGGGCCGCGGGGGGCCTGGAGGGTGGCACTTCCTGTTCGAGCCGGAGCTGCACCTGGGCAAGGACGTCCTGGTCCCGGACATCGCGGGTTGGCGCCGGGAGCGGATGCCCAGGGTGCCTGACGTCGTGGGCATCCAGATGGCGCCAGACTGGGTATGCGAGGTGCTGTCTCCGTCCACGTCGCGGCTGGACCGGTTCCGGAAGCTGCCCGTCTATGCCCGCGAGGGTGTGAAGCACGTCTGGTTGGTGGACCCGCTCCAGTACACGCTGGAGGTCTTCCGTCTGGAAGGTGGCCACTACCTGCTGTTGGGGACGTACGAGGACGCGCAGACCGTCCACGCGGAACCATTCGAGGCGCTCGCGCTGGAACTTCGCGTCTTGTGGGAGGACATCGCGGAGTAG
- a CDS encoding hemerythrin domain-containing protein: MAGPFDILLQQHRELEELLERLASEPDAEEVASAQEALARLLRQHSRLEERCIQPLLTRVEGRARAREEAEDHLTLRELMEELQELTPRGVDWQARLFTLTDQVVAHVQATEHGVLPRLSTALDSDELEELGYDLALTYEELLERSLQPPASGRGALLEPLHWDA, encoded by the coding sequence ATGGCCGGCCCTTTCGACATCCTCCTGCAACAACACCGTGAACTGGAGGAACTGCTGGAGCGGCTGGCTTCGGAGCCGGACGCGGAGGAGGTGGCGTCCGCTCAGGAGGCCCTGGCCCGCCTGCTGCGTCAGCACTCCCGTCTGGAGGAACGCTGCATCCAGCCGCTGCTGACGCGCGTGGAGGGCCGCGCCCGCGCCCGCGAGGAGGCCGAGGACCACCTCACCCTGCGTGAGTTGATGGAGGAATTGCAGGAGCTGACACCTCGCGGCGTCGACTGGCAGGCCCGCCTCTTCACACTCACGGACCAGGTCGTGGCGCATGTGCAGGCCACCGAACATGGCGTGCTCCCCCGCCTGTCCACGGCCCTGGACTCCGACGAACTGGAGGAACTGGGATACGACCTCGCACTGACGTACGAGGAACTGCTGGAGCGCTCCCTGCAACCCCCGGCCTCGGGTCGCGGAGCGTTGTTGGAACCCCTGCATTGGGATGCCTGA
- a CDS encoding cell wall protein, with protein sequence MSVDKAFREMIRNEIEVQLKPLRDVVSRLESGTADLDALRSVAERLAPLAQVVGPLFGANAPAAGKAGRRPVGRPGRAVVSAPVVAAAGGKRRGRKPAAVEGGARECAIKGCGKPSRTKGYCAAHYQKLRMLEKTNRRPAEWADYANPNSVEDIKLPRGRAASKALAEAAQKNG encoded by the coding sequence ATGTCAGTTGACAAGGCGTTCCGCGAGATGATTCGCAACGAGATTGAAGTCCAGCTCAAGCCCCTGCGCGACGTGGTGTCTCGTCTGGAGTCGGGCACGGCGGACCTGGATGCGCTGCGCAGCGTGGCCGAGCGCCTGGCGCCCCTGGCGCAGGTGGTGGGTCCCCTCTTCGGTGCGAACGCGCCCGCGGCGGGCAAGGCCGGTCGTCGTCCCGTGGGTCGCCCGGGCCGCGCGGTGGTGAGCGCGCCGGTGGTGGCGGCGGCGGGTGGCAAGCGCCGGGGCCGCAAGCCGGCGGCGGTGGAGGGCGGCGCCCGCGAGTGCGCCATCAAGGGCTGCGGCAAGCCCAGCCGCACCAAGGGCTACTGCGCCGCGCACTACCAGAAGCTGCGCATGCTGGAGAAGACCAACCGCCGTCCGGCGGAGTGGGCGGACTACGCCAACCCCAACAGCGTGGAGGACATCAAGCTGCCGCGTGGCCGCGCCGCCTCCAAGGCGCTGGCGGAAGCCGCTCAGAAGAACGGCTGA